GTCCGAGACGACCTTCAGGCCGCGCTTCTCGACGACCTCGTCCGGGGTGCCCTCGCCGGCGAGGACGCCTTCGAGGACCTGGCGGGCCAGCTTGTCGTTCAGCTCGCCGGCCGCGACCAGCGCCGCGACACGGGCGACCTGCGCCGGGGTGATCGGCAGTTCGTCGACGACGACGCCCTGCTCGTTGGCGTTGCGGGCGAGCTCGCCCATCCACCACTTGCGCGCGGCGGCCGAGTCGGCGCCCTCCTCGATCGTGGCGACGATGGAGTCCACCGCGCCCGCGTTGAGGATCGACTGCATGTCGTGCTCGGTGACGCCCCACTCCTCGCGGAGCCGGTTGCGGCGCACGCGCGGCATCTCGGGCAGGCCGCCGCGCAGCTCCTCGATCCAGGCGCGGGCCGGGGCGACGGGCACGAGGTCGGGCTCCGGGAAGTACCGGTAGTCCTCGGCGTTGTCCTTGATGCGGCCGGCCGTGGTCGAGCCGTCCTCCTCGTGGAAGTGCCGGGTCTCCTGCACGATCGTGCCGCCGGAGGTGAGCACCGCCGCGTGGCGCTGGATCTCGAAGCGGGCGGCGCGCTCGACGGAGCGCAGCGAGTTGACGTTCTTGGTCTCGCTGCGGGTGCCGAACGCGGACTCGGGGGTCGGGCGCAGCGACAGGTTCACGTCGCAGCGCATCTGGCCCTTGTCCATGCGGGCCTCGGAGACGCCGAGGGCCTTGATGACCTCGCGCAGCTCGGCCACGTACGCCTTGGCGACCTCGGGGGCCCGCTCGCCGGCGCCCTCGATCGGCTTCGTGACGATCTCGATGAGCGGGATGCCGGCGCGGTTGTAGTCCAGCAGGGAGTGGGACGCGCCGTGGATGCGACCGGTGGCGCCGCCGACGTGCAGCGACTTGCCGGTGTCCTCCTCCATGTGGGCGCGCTCGATCTCCACGCGGAAGATCTCGCCGTCCTCCAGCTGCACGTCGAGGAAGCCGTTGAAGGCGATCGGCTCGTCGTACTGGGAGGTCTGGAAGTTCTTCGGCATGTCCGGGTAGAAGTAGTTCTTCCGGGCGAAGCGGCACCACTCGGCGATCTCGCAGTTGAGGGCGAGGCCGATCTTGATGGCGGATTCGATGCCGATCTCGTTGACGACCGGGAGCGCGCCGGGCAGGCCCAGGCAGACCGGGCAGGTCTGCGAGTTGGGCTCGGCGCCCAGTTCGGTCGAGCAGCCGCAGAACATCTTGGTCCTGGTGCCGAGCTCGACATGGACTTCGAGGCCCATGACGGGGTCGAACGAGGCGAGAGCGTCCTCGTACGACAGCAGTTCGGTGAAGGTGGTCACGGTGAAACTTTCCCTCTCAGCCCAGCAGGACGTCGTCGTCGCCCAGGCGCTTCAGCTCGCGGTACAGGATCGCGAGGCCGGTGACGATGGCGGCGGCGGACACGGCGGCGTCGACCAGCTTCAGCACGTCGTGCTCGCTGCGGGCCTTCTTGACCTGCTTGATCACGCTGAGCGCGCCGAAGGCGGTGGTGCCGATCGACAGGTAGGTGCCGGTCTTGGACTTCTTGAAGCCCTTGGCCTTGGACAGTGCACTGGTGCTCACAGGGACGGTGCCTCCTCAAGCAGCGGGTGACCCCAGCGTGCGACGAAGGCGGCCTCGACGGCGGCACCGACCTTGTAGAGCCGGTCGTCCTTCATCGCCGGGGCGATGATCTGGAGCCCGACCGGGAGACCGTCCTCCGGTGCCAGGCCGCAGGGCAGCGACATGGCGGAGTTGCCGGCCAGGTTGGTCGGGATGGTGCACAGGTCCGCGAGGTACATGGCGAGGGGGTCGTCGGTGCGCTCGCCGATGGGGAAGGCGGTGGTCGGGGTCGTCGGGGAGACGATCACGTCGACCTTCTCGAAGGACGTGTCGAAGTCCCGCGAGATGAGGGTGCGGACCTTCTGGGCCGAGCCGTAGTACGCGTCGTAGTAGCCGGAGCTGAGCGCGTACGTACCGAGGATGATGCGGCGCTTGACCTCGTCGCCGAAGCCGGCTTCGCGGGTCAGGGCCGTGACGTCCTCGGCGGACTTGGTGCCGTCGTCGCCGACGCGCAGGCCGTAGCGCATGGCGTCGAAGCGGGCCAGGTTGGAGGAGCACTCGGACGGTGCGATCAGGTAGTACGCGGCCATCGCGAGGTCGAAGGACGGGCAGTCCAGCTCGACGATCTCGGCGCCGAGCTCGCGCAGGAGCTCCACCGACTCGTCGAAGCGCTGGACGACGCCGGCCTGGTAGCCCTTGCCGGAGAACTGCTTGACGACGCCGACGCGCATGCCGGCGACGGAGCCGTTGCGCGCGGCCTCGACGACCGGCGGGACCGGGGCGTCGATGGAGGTGGAGTCCATCGGGTCGTGGCCGGCGATCACCTCGTGGAGGAGGGCCGTGTCCAGGACCGTGCGGGCGCAGGGGCCGCCCTGGTCGAGGGAGGAGGAGAAGGCGACCATGCCGTAGCGGGAGACGCCGCCGTAGGTGGGCTTGACGCCGACGGTGCCGGTGACCGCGGCGGGCTGGCGGATGGAGCCGCCGGTGTCGGTGCCGATGGCCAGGGGCGCCTGGAAGGCGGCGAGCGCGGCCGCGGAGCCGCCGCCGGAGCCGCCGGGGATGCGGGTGAGGTCCCACGGGTTGCCGGTGGGGCCGTAGGCGCTGTTCTCGGTGGAGGACCCCATGGCGAACTCGTCCATGTTGGTCTTGCCGAGGATGACGACGTCGGCTTCCTTCAGCTTGCGCGTCAGGGTGGCGTCGTAGGGCGGGATCCAGCCTTCGAGGATCTTCGAGCCGACGGTGGTCGGGACCCCGACGGTGGTGAAGATGTCCTTGAGGGCGAGCGGGACGCCGGCCAGCGGGCCGAGCTTCTCGCCGCGGGCCCTCTTGGCGTCGACGGCGCGGGCCTGGGCCAGCGCGCCTTCGCGGTCGACGTGCAGGAAGGCGTGGACCTTCTCGTCGGTCGCCTCGATGCGGGCCAGGTGGGCCTCGGTGACCTCGACGGCCGTGAGTTCGCCGGAGGCGATCTTCTCGGCGGTCCGGGCGGCCGTGAGCTTGATGATGTCGGTCATGGTTGTTAGTCCTCCCCCAGGATCTGCGGCACCTTGAAACGCTGCTGCTCCTGGGCGGGAGCACCGGAGAGCGCCTGCTCGGGGGTGAGCGAAGGACGGACCTCGTCCGCGCGCATGACGTTCGTCAGGGGCAGCGGGTGGGAGGTCGGCGGGACGTCTTGGTCGGCGACCTCGGAGACGCGGGCGACCGCGCCGATGATGTCGTCGAGCTGTCCGGCGAAGTGGTCCAGCTCTTCGGCCTTGAGCTCCAGACGTGCCAGCCGAGCGAGGTGGGCGACCTCCTCGCGCGTGATGCCAGGCATGCGGCGATCCTCTGGGGGTGGTGAGCGTGTAGTTTCGGGCCCAATCCTATGGGGCGGGGCCCCGGACCCACGAAACCGGTTTCCGGCGGGCCGCCGCCGTCGCGCCGCCCGGACCCCTCCGGACCCGCCGCAGGACCGGCCGCGGGCCGGGTGCCGCACGCAACACCGTGCGCAGCCCCGTACGCCACACCGCACGCGGCCCGTAGGCCACACCGTGCGCAACCCCGTACGCACGCGCGCCGCGGCCCCCCGGTCGCGTCCCGGTCGGCGGCGCGGGCCGAGCGGGCCGGGTCTCAGCCCGCGTCGGCCTCGGCGGCGGCCAGTTCCGCCGAGATGTCCGCCGGGCGGCGCCAGCCGCGCTCGCCGCGGGCCAGCAGCCAGGCGGTGGCCTCCTGCGGCGGCATGGCGGCCGCGACCAGCCAGCCCTGTACGGCGTCGCAGCCCAGGTCGCGCAGGCGCTCCCAGGTCTCGTCGTCCTCCACACCCTCGGCCACGACGAGCAGGCCGAGCGAGTGCGCCAGGTCGACGGTGCAGCGCACGATCTCCGCGTCCTGCGCGTCGACCGCCAGCCGCCCCACGAAGGAGCGGTCGATCTTGAGCTCGCTGACCGGCAGCCGCCGCAGGTGGACCAGGGAGGAGTAGCCGGTGCCGAAGTCGTCCAGGGACATCTTCACGCCGTGGCCCGTGAGCCCGGCCATGGTGTCCGCGGCCCGCTGCGGGTCCTCCAGCAGCACGTGTTCCGTTATCTCCAGCTGCAGACCGCTCGCCGGCACCCCGTGGCGGGCCAGCCGGGCGGCGACGGCGCCGGCGAAGCCGGGGGTGTGGACGTCGCGGGGCGAGACGTTGACGGCGACGGGCACCTTGAGGCCCTGCGCCCGCCAGCGGGCCACCTGGGCGAGGGCGGTCTCCAGGACGTACTCGGTCAGGTGCGGCATCAGCCCGGAGGTCTCGGCGATGGCGATGAACTCGTCGGGGGATACGCGTCCGCGCTCCGGATGCACCCAGCGGACCAGGGCCTCCAACCCGGCGACCTGCCCGTCGAAGCGGACCTTCGGCTGGTAGTGCAGTTCCACTTCGCCCGCGTCGAGGGCTCTTCGGAGATCGCCGAGGAGGCCGAGCCGGTCGGGGGTGTTGCTGTCGCGCTTGGACTCGTACACCTCCACGCCCGTGCGGTCCCGCTTGGCCTGGTACATCGCCACGTCGGCCCGGCGCAGCAGTCCCTCGGCGTCCAGTGCGTGGTCGGGGAAGACGGCGAGGCCCGCGCTGGCCTCCAGGACGAGGGTGAGGCCGTCGAGGTCCAGCGGGGAGCTGAGCTCGGCCACCAGGTGGCGGGCGATGCGCTGGGCGCTGGTGGTGGAGTCGGCGACGGGCAGCAGGACGGCGAACTCGTCGCCGCCGAGCCGTGCGGCCTCGGCGTCCGGGGGCAGGGCCTGGCGCAGCCGGTCGGCGATCTGGAGCAGCAGCCGGTCGCCGGCCAGGTGGCCGAGGGTGTCGTTGACCGCGCGGAAGCGGTCGAGGTCGATCAGGACGAGCGCGGCCCGGTTGCCGGACCGTTCGGCATCGTCGAGGGCTCTCCAGGCGCGTTCCAGCAGCCACTGCCGGTTGGGCAGCCCGGTGAGCGGGTCGCGCAGCTGTTCTTCGGCTCGGGCCCGGGCGATCCACAGGGTGGAGTCCAGGGCGATCAGCGGGACGGCGAACAGCGGCAGCAGGACCGGCTGGGTGACGGCGACGGCGCAGATCAGGGGTGCGATGCCGAGCAGCGCGACGGCCACCAGGGCCTGGCGCAGGACGGCGGTGCGGGCGACGGTGGGCAGGCCGCCGCCGCGCCGGGGCCCGGCGAGCCACAGCAGGAGCCGGGTGACGAGGAGGTAGGCGAGGGCGACGAGGACGACCTCGGGGACGGCGGCCAGCCCCCAGCCGGTGGGCTTCCAGGGGGTTTCCACGGAGGGTGTCTCGCCGAACGCGGTGAGGACGAGCGCGCCCGCGCCGATGCCGAGGATGTCCACGGAGCCGTGCAGCAGCCCCTGCCGCCACCGGTGCCGGCGGGCGGCCCCGACCAGCGAGACCACGGCGAGGGAGACGAGCCCGGCGGGCACCCAGCCGTAGAGGACGAGGACGCCGAGGGTGAGGGCGGCGCCGGAGCCGGTACCGCCCCACCAGCGGTCGCGGCCGAGCGCGACGAGGTGGCCGACGATGATGCCGGTCAGCAGGGCGAGGGCCCAGCCGACGGCGCCGCCGGGGAAGAGGGCCCGCCCGCCGGCCAGGGCGGAGGCGACGCCGGCCGCGAGGACGGTGGCGGCCAGGCCGACGATCGTGAGGGGGACGGCGCCGCGGAACGCGGGGAGGCCCGCGCCCTCCGCGGTGTCGCGGGGTCGGGTCTCGGGTGTCCTGGTGCCCAGGACACCGAACCGGCCCGCCCGCATGGACGGGGGGTCCCCGCCGA
Above is a window of Streptomyces subrutilus DNA encoding:
- the gatB gene encoding Asp-tRNA(Asn)/Glu-tRNA(Gln) amidotransferase subunit GatB yields the protein MTTFTELLSYEDALASFDPVMGLEVHVELGTRTKMFCGCSTELGAEPNSQTCPVCLGLPGALPVVNEIGIESAIKIGLALNCEIAEWCRFARKNYFYPDMPKNFQTSQYDEPIAFNGFLDVQLEDGEIFRVEIERAHMEEDTGKSLHVGGATGRIHGASHSLLDYNRAGIPLIEIVTKPIEGAGERAPEVAKAYVAELREVIKALGVSEARMDKGQMRCDVNLSLRPTPESAFGTRSETKNVNSLRSVERAARFEIQRHAAVLTSGGTIVQETRHFHEEDGSTTAGRIKDNAEDYRYFPEPDLVPVAPARAWIEELRGGLPEMPRVRRNRLREEWGVTEHDMQSILNAGAVDSIVATIEEGADSAAARKWWMGELARNANEQGVVVDELPITPAQVARVAALVAAGELNDKLARQVLEGVLAGEGTPDEVVEKRGLKVVSDEGALGAAVDEAIAGNAAIADKIRGGKVAAVGALVGAVMKTTRGQADAARVKELILERLGVGE
- the gatA gene encoding Asp-tRNA(Asn)/Glu-tRNA(Gln) amidotransferase subunit GatA codes for the protein MTDIIKLTAARTAEKIASGELTAVEVTEAHLARIEATDEKVHAFLHVDREGALAQARAVDAKRARGEKLGPLAGVPLALKDIFTTVGVPTTVGSKILEGWIPPYDATLTRKLKEADVVILGKTNMDEFAMGSSTENSAYGPTGNPWDLTRIPGGSGGGSAAALAAFQAPLAIGTDTGGSIRQPAAVTGTVGVKPTYGGVSRYGMVAFSSSLDQGGPCARTVLDTALLHEVIAGHDPMDSTSIDAPVPPVVEAARNGSVAGMRVGVVKQFSGKGYQAGVVQRFDESVELLRELGAEIVELDCPSFDLAMAAYYLIAPSECSSNLARFDAMRYGLRVGDDGTKSAEDVTALTREAGFGDEVKRRIILGTYALSSGYYDAYYGSAQKVRTLISRDFDTSFEKVDVIVSPTTPTTAFPIGERTDDPLAMYLADLCTIPTNLAGNSAMSLPCGLAPEDGLPVGLQIIAPAMKDDRLYKVGAAVEAAFVARWGHPLLEEAPSL
- the gatC gene encoding Asp-tRNA(Asn)/Glu-tRNA(Gln) amidotransferase subunit GatC, with the translated sequence MPGITREEVAHLARLARLELKAEELDHFAGQLDDIIGAVARVSEVADQDVPPTSHPLPLTNVMRADEVRPSLTPEQALSGAPAQEQQRFKVPQILGED
- a CDS encoding putative bifunctional diguanylate cyclase/phosphodiesterase codes for the protein MKPTESADPSPEFGGDPPSMRAGRFGVLGTRTPETRPRDTAEGAGLPAFRGAVPLTIVGLAATVLAAGVASALAGGRALFPGGAVGWALALLTGIIVGHLVALGRDRWWGGTGSGAALTLGVLVLYGWVPAGLVSLAVVSLVGAARRHRWRQGLLHGSVDILGIGAGALVLTAFGETPSVETPWKPTGWGLAAVPEVVLVALAYLLVTRLLLWLAGPRRGGGLPTVARTAVLRQALVAVALLGIAPLICAVAVTQPVLLPLFAVPLIALDSTLWIARARAEEQLRDPLTGLPNRQWLLERAWRALDDAERSGNRAALVLIDLDRFRAVNDTLGHLAGDRLLLQIADRLRQALPPDAEAARLGGDEFAVLLPVADSTTSAQRIARHLVAELSSPLDLDGLTLVLEASAGLAVFPDHALDAEGLLRRADVAMYQAKRDRTGVEVYESKRDSNTPDRLGLLGDLRRALDAGEVELHYQPKVRFDGQVAGLEALVRWVHPERGRVSPDEFIAIAETSGLMPHLTEYVLETALAQVARWRAQGLKVPVAVNVSPRDVHTPGFAGAVAARLARHGVPASGLQLEITEHVLLEDPQRAADTMAGLTGHGVKMSLDDFGTGYSSLVHLRRLPVSELKIDRSFVGRLAVDAQDAEIVRCTVDLAHSLGLLVVAEGVEDDETWERLRDLGCDAVQGWLVAAAMPPQEATAWLLARGERGWRRPADISAELAAAEADAG